Proteins from one Bradyrhizobium amphicarpaeae genomic window:
- a CDS encoding putative hydro-lyase yields MTVLVAMQQTEMPDALPSRKARLAYRQGLVASTAGVAPGFVQGNLAILPAEYAGAFHRFCQLNPKPCPIIGMSDVGSPYIPSLGADLDIRTDVPRYRVWRDGEVVDEPTDVTKHWRDDLVTFVLGCSFSFEEALLDEGMPIRHIELNVRVPMYRTNIACGEAGPFAGPMVVSMRPFKPADAIRAVQITSRYPAVHGAPVHLGHPHLIGIKDIAKPDYGDPVPVADDEIPVFWACGVTPQSVINAARLPFAVTHSPGLMLVTDLKNRTMAVI; encoded by the coding sequence ATGACTGTTTTGGTGGCAATGCAGCAAACTGAAATGCCCGACGCCCTTCCGAGCCGCAAGGCGCGGCTTGCCTACCGGCAAGGGCTGGTCGCTTCCACCGCCGGCGTCGCCCCCGGCTTCGTCCAAGGCAATCTGGCGATCCTGCCGGCGGAATATGCCGGCGCCTTTCATCGCTTCTGCCAGCTCAATCCGAAGCCGTGCCCGATCATCGGCATGTCCGATGTCGGCAGTCCCTACATTCCTTCGCTTGGTGCCGATCTCGACATCCGCACCGATGTGCCGCGCTACCGCGTATGGCGCGACGGCGAGGTCGTCGACGAGCCGACCGATGTGACGAAGCATTGGCGCGACGATCTCGTGACCTTCGTGCTCGGCTGCTCGTTCTCGTTTGAAGAAGCCTTGCTCGACGAGGGCATGCCGATCCGCCACATCGAGCTCAATGTGCGGGTGCCGATGTATCGTACCAACATCGCCTGCGGCGAGGCCGGTCCGTTCGCCGGTCCCATGGTGGTCTCGATGCGTCCGTTCAAGCCCGCCGATGCCATCCGCGCCGTGCAGATCACCTCGCGTTATCCCGCCGTGCATGGCGCGCCCGTGCATCTCGGCCATCCGCATCTGATCGGCATCAAGGACATCGCCAAGCCGGACTACGGCGATCCGGTGCCGGTCGCCGACGACGAGATTCCGGTGTTCTGGGCCTGCGGCGTGACACCGCAATCGGTGATCAATGCCGCCAGGCTCCCGTTCGCCGTTACGCATTCGCCCGGCCTGATGCTGGTGACGGATCTCAAGAACAGGACCATGGCCGTGATTTAG